In a genomic window of Variovorax paradoxus:
- a CDS encoding RNA methyltransferase, which yields MTTPAGPSRISSRDNPLLKDLRKLAQDPGAYRKLGRIWLEGDHLCRAALARGVTPAVAVFSLSFWPQAPAEWSRDAAKTVLVDDELLKAASALESPAPMGFLLELPERPAVLPEAPTVVLDRLQDAGNVGSVLRSAAAFGFQQVIALKGTAALWSPKVLRAGMGAHFGLRLIEGVDAEALEALAVPLVATSSHRGDWLHAAKLPHPCAWLLGHEGQGVSAVLEARATHHIRIAQPGGEESLNVASAAAICLHASGAATLKR from the coding sequence ATGACCACGCCCGCCGGCCCAAGCCGCATCAGCTCGCGCGACAACCCATTGCTCAAGGACCTGCGCAAGCTGGCGCAGGACCCGGGCGCCTACCGCAAGCTGGGCCGCATCTGGCTCGAGGGCGACCACCTGTGCCGCGCCGCGCTGGCGCGCGGCGTGACGCCGGCGGTGGCCGTGTTCTCGCTGTCGTTCTGGCCGCAGGCGCCCGCCGAATGGTCGCGCGATGCCGCCAAGACCGTGCTCGTCGACGACGAATTGCTGAAGGCGGCGAGCGCTCTGGAATCGCCGGCGCCCATGGGTTTCCTGCTCGAGCTGCCCGAGCGGCCCGCGGTGCTGCCCGAGGCGCCGACCGTGGTGCTCGACCGGCTGCAGGACGCCGGCAACGTCGGTTCGGTGCTGCGCAGCGCCGCGGCTTTCGGCTTCCAGCAGGTGATCGCGCTCAAGGGCACGGCGGCGCTCTGGTCGCCCAAGGTGCTGCGCGCGGGCATGGGAGCCCATTTCGGCCTGCGGCTGATCGAGGGCGTCGATGCCGAGGCGCTCGAGGCGCTGGCGGTGCCGCTGGTCGCCACCAGCTCGCACCGCGGCGACTGGCTGCACGCGGCGAAGCTGCCGCATCCCTGCGCCTGGTTGCTGGGCCACGAAGGGCAGGGCGTGTCGGCCGTGCTCGAGGCGCGGGCCACGCACCACATCCGCATTGCGCAGCCCGGGGGCGAGGAGTCGCTCAACGTGGCCTCGGCCGCTGCCATCTGCCTGCATGCGAGCGGCGCGGCCACCCTCAAAAGATAA
- the carA gene encoding glutamine-hydrolyzing carbamoyl-phosphate synthase small subunit: MLLSLKGSFPPAILALADGTVFQGNSIGATGSTVGEVVFNTAMTGYQEILTDPSYCQQIVTLTYPHIGNYGVNPEDIEADKIHAAGLIIRDLPQIASNFRHTATLSQYLVEGKTVAIANIDTRKLTRHLRTHGAQNGCILGLAEGEAVTQALIDKAIAAAKAAPSMAGLDLAKVVSVKQTYEWTETEWKLGSGYGVQITPRFHVVAFDYGVKKNILRMIAQRGARITVVPAQTPAADVLKLKPDGIFLANGPGDPEPCDYAISAVKELIETGIPTFGICLGHQIMALASGAKTFKMKFGHHGANHPVKDLDSGRVSITSQNHGFAVDEKSLPANLRPTHVSLFDNTLQGLARTDKPAFCFQGHPEASPGPHDIGYLFDRFTALMEKNNTEKTEKENA, from the coding sequence GTGCTTTTGTCTCTCAAGGGAAGTTTCCCGCCCGCCATCCTGGCGCTCGCAGACGGCACGGTCTTTCAAGGCAACTCGATCGGAGCCACCGGCTCCACCGTCGGCGAAGTGGTGTTCAACACCGCGATGACCGGCTACCAGGAAATCCTCACCGACCCGAGCTACTGCCAGCAGATCGTGACGCTCACGTATCCGCACATCGGCAACTACGGCGTCAATCCCGAGGACATCGAGGCCGACAAGATCCATGCCGCGGGCCTCATCATCCGTGACCTGCCGCAGATCGCCTCCAACTTCCGCCATACCGCGACGCTGTCGCAGTACCTGGTGGAGGGCAAGACGGTGGCCATCGCCAACATCGACACCCGCAAGCTGACCCGCCACCTGCGCACGCACGGCGCGCAGAACGGCTGCATCCTGGGACTGGCCGAAGGGGAAGCGGTCACCCAGGCGCTGATCGACAAGGCGATCGCCGCCGCCAAGGCCGCGCCGAGCATGGCCGGCCTCGACCTGGCGAAGGTCGTGTCGGTCAAGCAGACCTACGAGTGGACCGAGACCGAGTGGAAGCTGGGTTCGGGCTACGGCGTGCAGATCACGCCGCGCTTCCACGTCGTGGCCTTCGACTACGGCGTCAAGAAGAACATCCTGCGCATGATCGCCCAGCGCGGCGCGCGCATCACCGTGGTGCCGGCGCAGACGCCCGCGGCCGACGTGCTCAAGCTCAAGCCCGACGGCATCTTCCTGGCCAACGGTCCCGGCGACCCGGAGCCCTGCGACTACGCGATCAGCGCCGTCAAGGAGCTGATCGAGACCGGCATCCCGACCTTCGGCATCTGCCTGGGCCACCAGATCATGGCGCTGGCCTCGGGCGCGAAGACCTTCAAGATGAAGTTCGGCCACCACGGCGCGAACCACCCGGTCAAGGACCTCGACAGCGGCCGCGTCAGCATCACGAGCCAGAACCACGGTTTCGCGGTCGACGAGAAGTCGCTGCCGGCGAACCTGCGTCCCACCCACGTGAGCCTGTTCGACAACACGCTGCAGGGCCTGGCGCGCACCGACAAGCCGGCGTTCTGCTTCCAGGGCCACCCCGAAGCCTCGCCCGGCCCGCACGACATCGGCTACCTGTTCGACCGCTTCACGGCACTCATGGAAAAGAACAATACGGAAAAGACGGAGAAAGAGAATGCCTAA